From a region of the Agrobacterium tumefaciens genome:
- a CDS encoding ABC transporter ATP-binding protein codes for MVMTRIFEFFENWIKPFARKDDLRPPESTFSFIWFYVSQAKAPFFAMLVLGGMTAAIEAALFWFVGRLVDILATVKPGEGWSGLLATHGTELFGMLVLIAVVRFIVTMITALVDQQIITPGFYNLVRWQSYMHVARQSLSFFQNDFSGRIVTKVWSGGQAAGDLVTSLMESVWFVGIYSVSMLFLIGGLDWRLAVVVLVWVVIFSMLARYFVPRIRYHSKETAEAASMLSGRMVDAYSNIQTLRLFGRDDANDRYMRQGFDIFQTTTMTFTRFITGVRASMALLSGVMITSMAALCMHLWLTGKISSGAVAFTLALVLRLNFLLGRLMTQFNGIMRNFGTVQNAAELISQPIDLVDAPDATVLSVRKPAIRFDNVSFHYGRSGGVIDNLNLDIAAGEKVGIVGRSGAGKSTLVNLLLRFYDVESGRILIDGQDISKVTQESLRAHIGMVTQDTSLLHRSIRDNIMFGRQDATEAQLLEAVRRAKADDFIARLEDQRGRKGLDAHVGERGVKLSGGQRQRIAIARVMLKDAPILVLDEATSALDSEVEAAIQSNLDELMQGKTVLAIAHRLSTIAALDRLIVMDRGRIVEQGTHSELVASGGLYSELWARQSGGFLAADEAAQ; via the coding sequence ATGGTCATGACGCGCATCTTCGAGTTCTTCGAGAACTGGATAAAGCCTTTCGCCCGTAAGGACGATCTGAGGCCGCCGGAAAGTACATTCTCCTTCATCTGGTTCTATGTCTCTCAGGCGAAGGCGCCATTCTTTGCCATGCTGGTTCTTGGCGGCATGACTGCGGCCATTGAAGCGGCGCTGTTCTGGTTCGTTGGACGGCTTGTCGATATTCTGGCGACGGTGAAACCGGGCGAGGGATGGTCAGGATTGCTGGCCACGCATGGAACAGAGTTGTTCGGCATGCTCGTCCTGATTGCTGTCGTACGTTTTATCGTGACGATGATCACGGCTCTGGTTGATCAGCAGATCATTACGCCGGGTTTCTACAACCTGGTGCGTTGGCAATCCTATATGCATGTCGCGCGACAATCGCTGAGCTTCTTCCAGAACGACTTTTCCGGACGGATCGTCACAAAGGTCTGGTCTGGAGGCCAGGCGGCAGGTGACCTCGTCACGTCGCTGATGGAAAGCGTCTGGTTTGTCGGCATCTACTCCGTCTCGATGCTCTTCCTTATTGGCGGACTGGACTGGCGGCTGGCGGTGGTCGTGCTCGTCTGGGTGGTGATCTTTTCGATGCTGGCACGCTATTTCGTGCCGCGTATCCGCTACCACTCAAAGGAGACCGCGGAAGCCGCGTCCATGCTGTCGGGCCGCATGGTCGATGCTTACAGCAATATTCAGACGCTCAGGTTGTTCGGGCGTGATGATGCCAATGACCGTTACATGCGGCAGGGTTTCGATATCTTCCAGACCACCACCATGACCTTCACACGTTTCATCACTGGCGTGCGGGCCTCGATGGCGCTGCTGTCAGGGGTGATGATCACGTCCATGGCCGCGCTCTGCATGCATCTCTGGCTGACCGGCAAGATCAGTTCCGGTGCCGTCGCCTTCACGCTGGCACTGGTGTTGAGACTGAACTTCCTGCTCGGGCGATTGATGACCCAGTTCAACGGCATCATGCGCAATTTCGGTACGGTGCAGAACGCTGCAGAGCTGATCTCGCAGCCGATCGATCTTGTCGATGCGCCTGACGCCACTGTTCTTTCCGTTCGCAAGCCTGCGATCCGTTTTGATAATGTCAGTTTTCATTACGGCCGCAGCGGCGGCGTCATCGACAATCTCAATCTCGACATTGCTGCGGGCGAGAAGGTCGGTATCGTTGGCCGTTCAGGCGCCGGAAAATCCACGCTGGTCAATTTGCTCTTACGCTTCTACGACGTGGAGAGCGGCCGCATTCTCATTGACGGACAGGACATTTCAAAGGTCACGCAGGAATCGCTGCGCGCCCATATTGGCATGGTGACGCAAGACACTTCGCTGCTGCACCGCTCGATCCGCGACAACATCATGTTCGGTCGGCAGGATGCGACGGAGGCGCAGTTGCTGGAAGCCGTGCGGCGAGCCAAGGCGGATGATTTTATTGCAAGGCTGGAAGATCAGCGCGGTCGCAAGGGTCTGGATGCCCATGTCGGCGAGCGCGGTGTGAAATTGTCTGGCGGCCAGCGCCAGCGCATCGCCATCGCACGGGTCATGCTGAAAGACGCTCCCATTCTCGTGCTCGACGAAGCCACCTCCGCACTCGATTCCGAGGTGGAAGCTGCGATCCAGAGCAATCTGGACGAACTGATGCAGGGGAAAACGGTGCTGGCCATTGCGCATCGTCTGTCCACTATTGCTGCCCTTGACCGGTTGATCGTGATGGATCGCGGTCGCATCGTCGAGCAGGGAACACATTCCGAACTCGTCGCATCCGGCGGACTTTATTCCGAGCTTTGGGCACGGCAGTCCGGCGGCTTCCTGGCCGCAGATGAGGCCGCGCAATAA